The nucleotide window AAAGCCAGGGGGGCTTTCGACCCAAAAGTGGAAGTAGATTATGAGCGGAAAAAATTTAATGGCACTACATATTACGATCAATTAAATTCTACTTTTAAAATCCCAACCTGGTTTGGCTTGGAATTTAAAGCCAAGTATGAAGATAATTCTGGCGCCTATTTAGACCCTAGTTTAACAGTACCAGAAGACGGAATTTATAGTGCGGGTGTTGAACTTGATTTAACAAATGGCTTTCTTATCAACCAACGCATGGCATCTCTGAGAAAGGCCCAATTATTTGAACAGGAGAGCAAGGCAACTAGAGACCTTATGATTAACGAAGTGCTGTTTGAAGCGACAAAAGCGTATTTAGACTGGTGTCAGGCGTATAACTCTCAACTTATTTATGAAAACTTTTTGGATAATGCCGCATTGCGGTACGAAGGAGTTAAACGCAGTGCAGAAGTTGGGGACAAAGCAGAGATAGATGCTACAGAAGCACTAATTACATTGGAAAGTCGCCAACTATCCCTAGAAAATGCAAGTTTAGAATCACGTAAAAACCAATTGTTGGCAAGTAATTTTCTTTGGTTAGAAAATGTACCGCTAGAAATTCAACAAAATATAGTGCCGGCAGTACCAACCACCACCGATTTAAGCCAAACACTATCCATAGAAAATTTAAATCAGTTGGATAGTATATCAGATAACCATCCAAAATTATTGGCATTAGATTATAAAATTCAACAGTTGGAAATAGACAAAGACCTTAAACAGTCTAAGTTGCTGCCAAAGATGAGCCTTAGCTACGATTTTCTTACGACCGATTATAAACGGATAAATAGTTTAAATACGGGCAATTACAAGGCTGGATTCAACTTAAGTTTTCCACTATTCCTTAGGGCGGAGCGTGGTGATATAAAACTTGCCAATTTAAAGCTGGCCGATACCAATTACGATTTACTTCAATCTCGATTAGAAATCCGCAACAAGCTTCAACAAACTTCTATGGAGTTTGAGTCCTTACAAACCCAGTATAACCTCATCGACTCTATGGTAAAAAACCACCAAACAATGGTACGTGGTGAAGAGCGAAAATTTGAAATCGGCGAGAGTTCGTTGTTTCTTGTAAACAGCAGGGAACAAAAGCTAATTGAATCGTCCTTAAAGCGCAATGAGATAGAAATAAAGCTATTGTTTTCGCTTGCCAAATGGTATAATTCTACAGGGGCGGCAATACAACAGCTATGATTTGGTTGTAGGGGGATAGACTTTTAATTGCGTTTATTTTTAAATTGCGATATAAAAGAAATAAACGCAATTGTGCGTTTATCCATACGTCGTGCTTCATTATAACCAACCGCTAACCAATGATAAAATTCTTTAGAAAAATTAGACAAAACTTACTTGTGGAAAACAAAACTGGAAAGTATCTGAAATATGCTATTGGAGAAATAGTTCTTGTTGTTATTGGAATTTTAATAGCAGTACAGATTAATAATTGGAATGAAAACAGGAGACTAAAAACTCAAGAGTTAAAAATACTATTGGATTTTAAAGAAAGTCTTTATGCAGATTCTATCTATCGTAATAGCAGTACGAAAGTATACGATAAGGCAAGAAAATCTATGGATTACTTGATAGCATATATGGAAAACGACCTCCCATATAGAGATTCTTTAAAATACCATTTTGCAAATATAGCTGTTGATTGGGGTTTGTCTTATGACTTTTCAACTTATGAAGCTTTAAAATCTAAAGATCTAAATCTAATATCCAATGCAGAATTAAGGTCTGATATCATTAGCTACTATCGATATGCTGAAAATTTGGCGACAAATTTCACTAAACGATATGCGGATAATATAGATAACGCCTCAAGAACAATATTTAGTAAACATTTTAATCAAATGTGGTCGGGTAGAGTCGATAGTCCACAAAGTGAAATGATTCCTAACGACTATGAGCAGCTAAAAAAAGATTCAGAGTTTAGATATTTTTTAAAGACACTGAAAAATCAGAATTATTGGTTTATTGAGAATGTTACCAATCAATCAAATGATTTTTATCAGCAAATTTCCGATCAAATAGAAAATGAAATAAAAAAGTTAAAATAACGAAAGCACAACATTGGCTATAATTCATTGTGGCAGGATTTCCTAAACGGAAATCCTTAACTTCAAGCCATTGTAAGATTTCGGGCGGAATGTTCACTGCGTGAAATTCCACAACGAAATCATAGCCTAACCGTTGGCAGTAATTAATAAAACGAAATGGATTTAAGCATTTTAGAGGAATTTTATGAAATAAAACAAGAGCAAATAGATTTCTATAAAGAAAATGAGTTTATTAAAATAAAAGACGTTTTAACACCTGAGATAATAAACTATTTTAATTCAATAATTTCTGAAAAAGTCTCAGAATTGAATAAAATCGAAATCCCTATTGAAGAACGTGATATTTATGGGAAAGCATTCCTTCAATTATTCAATCTTTGGACACAAGATGAGCAAATTAAAAAGCTAATATTTAGTGAACGTTTAGCAAAAATTGCAACTGATTTAATGCAGATTGACGGAGTAAGAATTTATCATGACCAAGCACTTTTCAAAGAATCAGGAGGAGGAATTACACCTTGGCATGCCGACCAACATTATTGGCCTTTGTCTTCTAATAAAACAATTACGATTTGGATTCCTTTACAAAAAACTCCTTTAGAGATGGGACCACTTGAATTTAGCGCAGGAAGTCAAAAGATCAAGTTAGGAAGAGAATTATCAATTAGTGATGAAAGCGAACAAGTGATTAGAAACAATCTTAAAATAAATAATTTTCCTCACATTATAGAGCCATTTGATATTGGCGAAGTTAGCTTTCATTCGGGATGGATTTTCCATAGAGCAGGTGCTAATATTTCTAAAGAAACTCGAAAAGTAATGACAATTATCTACATGGATAAAGATATGATATTGAAAAAGCCAGAAAACAAAGGGCAAATGAATGATTTGAAAACTTGGTGTCCTGGTGTTAATGTAGGAGAAAATATAAATTCTATTTTAAACCCAATACTCTTTCAAAAATAACTACTGCCAACAAAAGCTATAATCCATTGCTCGCTATGGTAATAAACCAAAAAACAGTAACTTTAACTTGGTTCGATTTCTACTCCGAAATTCTACCGAATTTCCTCGCAACGGAATCATAGCCAAACCGTTGTGCTTCATTATTAAGAAAATGCAATCCATTAAATATTATATCTTTAGAGAAACTAACCTCTAATGATTAAATTCTTCCGGAGAATCCGACAAAAATTTCTGTCTGAAAACAATTTCAGTAAGTATCTTATTTATGCAATTGGAGAAATAATATTGGTTGTTGTTGGAATTTTAATTGCCTTGCAGATTAATAATTGGAATGAAAATCGCATTCTCCTTAAAAAAGAAAATCATTATCTAAATGAAATTATTACAAATCTTGAAGGCGATATTACCAAAATAAATGAAATATTAAATTTCAATCAAATAAAAGACTCGCTTTTGGATGATACCATAAATCCATTAATGGACTTTGAGGGGGATGATGAAATCACACAGGTGATAGCGAAAAATTTTCAATCCAATAGCGAGTATAACGTTTTTGAACAAAATAATGCTGCCTATACAAATATGTTACAAGCAGAAAATATTGGACTAATACAAAATGATACCTTAAGACAAAAACTTACATACTACTACCAGCAAAACGAAGAGTTAAAAACTGGTACAGCCTTGCGGATTAAGGGATTGACGCGAGAGTTTACAGATATTTCAGTTAAATTAATTTTCAACAAATCAACAATAACTCAAATTATAGGAAGAGAAAATAATTGGCCAATAAAAATCGAATTAAACCGAGAAGATAAAGCCAATATTCTTTCTTATTTAATCAATATTAAAGACAATATTTACTTCTATAACATTAGATTAAATCGGGTAATGGAAGAGGCTCAAGAATTGAGAAAATCAATAGTTAATAACTTGAAAAAATAACGAAGCACAACAATGTAAATGAGCGATTGAAACGGCTCAGATACGAACGGTTTCAAATTATGACTTATCAATAACCTATGATAAAATTCTTTAGAAAAATTAGACAAAAAATGCTGGCAGAAAATAAGTTCGGAAAATATCTAACCTATGCTATCGGAGAAATCGTCCTTGTTGTTATTGGAATATTAATTGCCCTTCAAATTAATAACTGGAATCAAGAGAGGTTAAATAAAAAACAAGAACATCAAATTTTATCACAACTTTTAAAAGAGTATACCAGTAATTTAAAACAAATCAATCAAAAGATCGAGATTAGAAAGGAAATGTTGAATTCGTGTTTTAGACTTTTACAATATCAAAATGAAAAACCTGAATCAATTGATCAAGATAGTCTTGATGCTTTTCTCTTTAGGATTACCATAAGACCTACCTTCGATCCAGAACTTAGTGTGAGTAATGAATTGATAAATTCTGGTAAGCTCTATTTAATAGAAAACACAGATTTAAGAAACAATGTTTCATCCTATTCCAGTTTTCTAAGTGAACTGAATGAAGAGGAATTGGCAATATTTGATTTAACAGAAAAACAATTAATTCCTTTTTTAAGAGAAAACTATCAAATTGGGCGGATGATGATGGTACTTTTAGATGACAAAGAATTAAGAGCCAAAATAACTATGGGTGAAGTTAATAATTACGATACTATGAAAAATCTAGTTCAAAAATCGGACTATAAAAATTTATTAAGTCATCCAGATTTTGAAGACTATTTATTACAGTTGATTAGTTATACGGCCTACACAAATGACCAGTCGACAGGGGTTAAAGAAAAAACCACAACTATAATTGATTTAATAAGAACTGAATTAAAAAAATAGTATTCCAGTTAAAGGTATAACGCACATCCGTTTATAAATTGAAACTACTGTTTCGCTTTTCTTATGTTATAATCGGAATAAGCTCTTCAACCAAAATTCCCTCATTTTACTATCTTAGTTTCAACCAACGCAAGGCTACTTTTTACAAACCGTTGCGTTGCTGAAAATTTATATGGAAAATAAAAGGCTTGCATCAATCGATATTCTCAGATCACTTACTATGTTACTCATGATATGGGTCAACGACTTCTGGACTCTTAAGAAGATTCCTAAATGGTTACAGCACGCTGAAGCCTCAGAGGATTATTTGGGGTTCTCTGATATTATTTTCCCTTTATTTCTATTCATTGTAGGCCTAAGTATTCCACTTGCAATTGAACATCGCAGGAGAAAAGGACAATCGTATTGGCATATTGGAAAACATACCCTTATACGATCAGCCTCATTAATAATCATCGGGGTTTTTATGGTTAATTATGAAACGATTCATGCTGAAAGTTTACTTATAAATCGCTTTCTTTTTTGCATTATCATGGCCCTAGGGGTAGGGTTTATTTGGATGAATTGGAATCGGAGCCCAGTACCTAAAAAATGGCACCTTCCTCTACAATTATTTGGGGTAGTCCTTTTTGTTTTTTTAGCCATAATTTATAAAGGTGGTGAACATGGAGAATTATGGATGACCACGCAGTGGTGGGGAATTTTAGGTCTTATCGGCTGGGCCTATCTAATTAATGTACTGCTCTTTTTGTCTTTTAAAGGGAATCTAGCTTTTATGGCAGGAGTATTCCTCCTATTTACGACCCTTGCCGCCTTAGAGTTTTCTATAGGCTTGCCACCTTTGCCAGATAGTTTGTTTTTTTTACAACCGATTTACAGCGGAACAATACCAGCCTTTACATCTGCTGGAATTATAGCAACTTTAGTCGTTAAAAATCTGTCAACAAAGAAAGAATATTTTACTCCTATAACCCTCGTTGCCGTAGGTTCTATTTGCCTAGCCTTTGGACTTTTAACAAGACCCATATGGGGTATTTCCAAAATATTGGGTACACCTTCTTGGCTAGGAATATGTGCAGGGATTGGATTTATTGTGTTTGCAATAATTCATGTCGTTGCAGATTTAAAAGGAAAAACCAAATGGGCAAGTTTAATTTCTGCAGCTGGAACTGCAACATTTACTTGTTATATGCTCCCTTACATTATTGACCCTTCAATTCAATTAATTGGAATTAATCTGCCCGAACCACTTTACATTGGCATTATTGGACTGATAAAATCATTCATTTATGCATTGTTTGTGGTTCTTTTAACTGGAATGTTAGAAAGGCAAGGATTCAAACTTAAACTTTAAGTAATTAATCCAATAGAAATGCTTAATCATTCTAGTCCTTAAAATATAGTTCAACTAGAATAATTGTTAACATGATATAATTGCGATGCCATCACTAAACAAATCAACTGCTTTATACTATCTTAGATTTCAGTAAATTGTATTGCAGCCTTAAGCAAACCGTTTAAGACAAATTCTTGTAATTCAGCATACCATATGAAATTCTTATCTGCTTTATTGTTTGCCATAATTCTTTTCAGCTGTAAAAACACACCAGAAAAAGAGACTACTATAAATCTTGAGGAAATAACCATAGAGCAAATTCATCAAGACTATCTTGCCGGAACATACACTTGTCAAGAACTAGTAAAAGCTTATATCGAACGCATCCATAAGCTAGATTCCTCTATAAATTCAATCACTTTCATCAACCCAGAAGCCTTGGAAGTTGCTAAAGGTCTAGATGACGAATTTCAAAAAAGTAAAGATTTGAGGCCTCTTCACGGTATTCCAATAATCGTAAAGGACAATATCAATGTTAAAGGGATTCCGACAACCGCTGGTTCTATTGCCTTGGCAAATTATTATCCGGAAGAAGATGCCTTCATCATTAAAAAATTAAAGGATGCTGGAGCCATTATCATTGCAAAATCTAACATGGCTGAATGGGCATTTTCTCCCATGCATTCTGAAAGCTCAACTCAGGGCACCACTAGGAATCCTTATAATCTAGATTATGTTCCCGCCGGATCTAGCGGTGGAACAGCGGCTTCAATTGCAGCTAACTTTGGAACCGTTGGGTTAGGTACAGACACAGGCAACTCCATAAGAGGTCCTTCTTCACATTGCTCTTTGGTGGGTTTCAGAACCACCTTGGGCCTCGTAAGCAGAAGTGGAATAGTCCCCTTAATGTTGCGCAATGACGTTGTTGGCCCCATGTGTCGCTCCGTAGCAGATGCTACCAGAGTAATGGAAGTAATGATTGGCAATGATCCAAAAGATCCCATTACAGAATATTCAAAAGGAAACACTCGTAATGATTACCAACAGTTTTTGGTTAAAAATGGATTGGAAGGATCTAGAATTGGTGTGTTAAGGCAGTTAATGGAAGGGAATACTGACCCTGAAATTGCAACTTTATTCAACAAAGCGTTGGCTGATCTTAGCTCCTTAGGGGCTGAAGTGGTGGATTCAGTCAGGGTATCAAATTTTGAAGAACTCCGGAAGGATCAGTGGTGTAGCACCTTCAAACAAGATGTAGAGGATTTTTTGATCGATTATGTTCATTCAGATTCTCTTAAAACCATTGAAGATATTATTAAAATTGGCACAAATTCTGAATTTGCCAAAAGTAGACTTGAAGGTTATGCAAATAAAACAGATAGGTGGGGTGATATTCTCGTACCTTGCCTTAATGCCTATGAAGATTCTAGGCGGATTGATTTTAGAGTTGCAATTAGACAAGTGATGGATTCCCTAAAACTGGATGCTATCGTATATCCAACTTGGAATAATAAGCCCGCAAGAATAGATAGATTTCAAGAAGAATACAAAGGGGATAATAGTCAAGTTATCAGTCCCCATACTGGTCAACCAGCTTTTACCGTTCCGATGGGATTTACAACCAACAATCTCCCCGCAGGAATTCAATTTTTGGGAAGAATGTATGATGAAGGAGTGCTAATAAAATTGGCTTATGGGTATGAACAGGGTACTAAGCATAGAAAACCACCTCAATTGAATTAACTTCATATAACCAACCAAATAGACTAAAATGAAAAAATTCACACTGTTATTTTCTCTATTAATAGCACTGTATTTATTCAGTGGTTGTAATCAAAAAGCGAACAACGAGAATATCCAACCTCAAACTAAGGATATGGCAACTCTGGAAAAAGAAATTGAATTACGCATTCGTGATTACGAAAATTATTTACGAAATGGAGATTCTATCGCATTGGGAAATATGTATGCCGAAGATGCCGAAATTATTCCATCTATTGTTGGCAGGGAAAATATTATTAAAACCTTTGGGGCCAATATCCGAAACAACATAACAGGCTCAAGTTTCAAAACCAACCATTTGTGGGGTAATGAACAATTGCTTGTAGAGGATGGAACCGGGGCATGGTATTATTCAGATGGAACGTTAGTTAGTAGTGGACGGTACCTACTGGTTTGGGTAAAGGATGATAGGGAATGGAAAATACTTCGAGACACTTGGTTCCCAGATAAGAAAAAATAAAGAGATTCAATAAGTCGATTATCCTTTGCGTTAAAACCGCTTGATTTATAAGTTCATATGAATTTTATTTCACATCAAAGCAACTGTATTTTAGTATATTAGATAGTAATTAAAACTGGATTCGATTTAACTAATCGATGGAAACTATTTTACTTCATGGGTAAGAAAATTGTAACTTTAAAATTGATTTCAATTGTTCTGTTGATTTCAATTTCAGGCCACGTTTGCTACGCCCAACCGAAGCAGTTGAAAGCTGATAGCTATTCAAAATCCAAACCTACACAAACTTTCAGTATCAAGTCTAATTATGCAAAGGACAGGGAATACATCATGCATGTTACCTATGCAATAGATTCTTTGATTCCTGGGAAAAAGTATCCTTTGCTTTATTATACCGATGGTTGGTTAAACGTTGATTTTTTTAACCAAGCCGGAGATTGGCTGAGTTATTATAAGGAAATCGAACCTGTGATTTTGATTGGTATTTCTTTTATGGCGACTGAAAATGAGTGGTCAGAACTAAGGAAAGAAGATTTTTTGCCTCCTCAAACTGATCCAAATAAAGTCTCAGGATCAAAGAATTTTTTGAATTTTATAAGCAAAGAACTAATTCCATATGTTGAGGAACATTACCCTGTGGACCCATCTGATCGTGGCTTATTCGGGTACTCGTTTGGAGGCTTATTTACTACCTGGGTATTGAAAGAACATCCAAAGTTGTTTAAGAGGATTGGGATCTCAAGTCCATCGCTTTGGTTTGATGATTTTAATCTTTTAAAAGATCCCAAACTTGCTGAGAGTATAGCCAGTCTAAACGACCAAAAAATATTCGTGGAGTATGGAAGTTCGGAAAGTGAAAATCAAAAAACAGGCGGCGAATCCCTTTTCGAAATACTGAATTCAAATAACCAAATCCAACTGAAAAAATTTGTTTTAGATGGAGGACATTATTCCGCTTATCCAGAAACCATAATAAAGACATTAACGTATTTGTATAATAGATGATTATAACAGACTCCACCCTTTTTTGGAATGGAAAACAAATGCTTGCCTTAACTAATGCTGAATAGAAGAATCGTTTAAATACTACAAAGTAAATTATCCAATACATTAACCATGAAAAAACTCCAATATAAGAAAGACATCAACGCCTCTGCGGAAAAAGTTTATAACACCATGCTTGGTATTAAAAATATTGAAACCTATGAGCAGTGGACAGCTGAATTTAACCCCACCTCCACCTATGAAGGAAATTGGGAAAAGGGATCAAAAATTTACTTTATAGGAACGGATGAAAATGGCAAAAAAGGAGGGATGGTTTCTGAAATTGCCGAAAACATTCCATTCAGCTTTGTTTCTATAAGACATTTTGGAATCTTAGATGGCGACAATGAAATTACTGAGGGGCCAGAAGTTGAAAAATGGGCTGGTGGATTAGAAAATTACTCATTCCAAGAAACGAACGGTGTTACAACCGTAACAATTGAAACCGATATAACAGAGGACTATTTAGATTATTTTAATTCCACTTGGCCAAGAGCCTTGAATAGGCTTAAGGAACTTGCGGAAAAATAGAAGTCATATCGTTGATGCCAATTCGCAACACAACAACGAGGTATTTAAAAACGGCCAAAGACTTTCGCTAATGAATAACGGATTTTTGGCAGGAATGCATAAAAATTTAGTTCAATGTATTGGAGAATTGGTTGACTTAATTGCTGAAGAAATCAAAAAATGATGAAGATCAATAACAGGAATAATTCTTAGGTCAAATATAGAATGATCAAGCTTATTATCATTTTTCTAATGATTGAGGTTTTGTTTCTAATTCCTTCCTATTTTTTGTATAAGAAGTATTTGAAAAGGAAAATTGCAGTAAAGAACCTAAAAACCTACACTTTTTTAGCAACCTTGTTAATGCCCATAATTTGGACTTCCCTATTTATTGGTATCTGTTATGTATTAATAAATCCCTTGTGGAGATCCAAAGATTTTAATTCTAACGACTGGATTGAAAATGTCGATTCCCGATATAGAATGGTTAACGACTTAAGGCAAAACGTCCTTATTGGAAAAGACAAAACTGAGGTGCTTATAATTCTTGGGGAGAACGATGGGGAGTGCGGTTATAAACAAAGCACAAACACCATCTGTTATCTAGTTCCTGATCCCGACAATTTTGGAATTCTGGATCACTATGAATTAGTTATTGTATTTAACGAATCAGGAAAAGTTATTGAGGTAACCTCTGAATTGATTTAAATTCCCGTTAATTCTATCCGCAGAATTATTTGTAATTCCATGCTACAATCTATTTCCTATTCCTATTACATTAGGAATTAGCACTCTTCAAAGTACCTACATTTTATTATCTTAGTTCTCTCCCGAGAATTAAGATTATCAAACTGTTAAGCCTTTTTACAATTAGTCATTGGGCAATGAGTATAATTCAAACATTAATAATTTACAATTTAGTCTAATGATATCAAAAGTTCTTACCTATCTTATTAAGAAAACATTTATCATCTTATTGAGCTGCATGGCTTTTAAATTTAAAAATTAGAATAATGAAATTCATAAAATAACGGGGAAGCTGAAACCCGAACAAAGTAGGCAATTAAACAACCAACCTTATGAAAAAACTAACCAACCTAATTACCTTATTGGCATTCACTTTTGTTTTAACAACAGGGTTCCAAAGCTGCGAGCAAACACAAAAAGAAGAAATTGAAGAAGCAGAAACAGAGGTAATTATTCAACCTGAAAAACCTGAATATTTTTTGCTGCGGCCAGAAGTAGAAAAGGCTTATGGATATTCCCATGCCGTGAAAATTGGAAATACAATCAAAATTTCAGGAGCTGTAAGTATGGACGATGAAGGAAATCCAACTGCAATTGGAGATGTTGAACAGCAAATGAAAAACTGTTACGCAGACCTGGAAAAGGTTTTGAACCATTTTGGTTGCACATTTGACGACGTTGTAGTAGAAAATGTATTTACGACCAACATGCCCGTGTTCCTTGAAAAATCCGTCTATAGAAATGAAATATACAAGAATCATTTCCCTACTGGCACTTGGGTTGGAGTAAAAGAATTAGCGTTGCCAGAATTTATGGTTGAAATTGAATTGGAAGTTCATAAATCTAATTAAACATTAAAGATCCTTTTCTTCGGCATCTTGAACTTTGGCATAACTAACAATTGATTATGACAAACAATTAAGGAGGACGGAAAACCTGAAACCAACCAAATGTTAAAATTTTTTCGACAAATTAGATTTGACCTTATGGAGGAAAATAAGACTGGAAAGTATCTCAAATATGCATTCGGAGAAATTATCCTTGTTGTGATAGGAATATTGATTGCGTTGCAAGTTAACAATTGGAACCAGGATCGCATCGCAAAAATGGAAGCCGAAATCTTTCATGAACGTTTAAAAGAAGACCTTCTAAGTGAAAAAACAATCTTGCTTGAAAGAATTGAATACTATAGTAAAGTCGAACAGCATGCCAAAAATGTCGTTAATACGCTAACTGACAAATCAAATGCCTTAGATTCCCAATTCTTAATTGATTTTTATCAAGCTTCTCAACAATGGATGTACCGCAATGTACGAGACACCTATGACGAACTTATTTCCACTGGAAACATAAAACTCATTCCAAATAAAAATCTGCGTAAAAGAATTGGACTTTATTATGATGAAACCGATGTATATATGAGGGTTTGGTTTAAGGTAACCGACTATAGAGATTTAGCAAGAAGCCATATCCCATATGACGTACAAGAAAAAATTAGGGATGCCTGTGAAATCTGGAACAAAGTCGACCAAGAAAAGGGTGGAAATCAAATTTTAGATGATTGCAGCCCCAATCTCACTGATG belongs to Aegicerativicinus sediminis and includes:
- a CDS encoding TolC family protein translates to MKKSFISKVVVLWLVLGFGTLSHSQSELTEKPAEASILSFEEYMAYVKKYHPLVKMADLNLSVGEAEVLKARGAFDPKVEVDYERKKFNGTTYYDQLNSTFKIPTWFGLEFKAKYEDNSGAYLDPSLTVPEDGIYSAGVELDLTNGFLINQRMASLRKAQLFEQESKATRDLMINEVLFEATKAYLDWCQAYNSQLIYENFLDNAALRYEGVKRSAEVGDKAEIDATEALITLESRQLSLENASLESRKNQLLASNFLWLENVPLEIQQNIVPAVPTTTDLSQTLSIENLNQLDSISDNHPKLLALDYKIQQLEIDKDLKQSKLLPKMSLSYDFLTTDYKRINSLNTGNYKAGFNLSFPLFLRAERGDIKLANLKLADTNYDLLQSRLEIRNKLQQTSMEFESLQTQYNLIDSMVKNHQTMVRGEERKFEIGESSLFLVNSREQKLIESSLKRNEIEIKLLFSLAKWYNSTGAAIQQL
- a CDS encoding DUF6090 family protein, with translation MIKFFRKIRQNLLVENKTGKYLKYAIGEIVLVVIGILIAVQINNWNENRRLKTQELKILLDFKESLYADSIYRNSSTKVYDKARKSMDYLIAYMENDLPYRDSLKYHFANIAVDWGLSYDFSTYEALKSKDLNLISNAELRSDIISYYRYAENLATNFTKRYADNIDNASRTIFSKHFNQMWSGRVDSPQSEMIPNDYEQLKKDSEFRYFLKTLKNQNYWFIENVTNQSNDFYQQISDQIENEIKKLK
- a CDS encoding phytanoyl-CoA dioxygenase family protein, whose translation is MDLSILEEFYEIKQEQIDFYKENEFIKIKDVLTPEIINYFNSIISEKVSELNKIEIPIEERDIYGKAFLQLFNLWTQDEQIKKLIFSERLAKIATDLMQIDGVRIYHDQALFKESGGGITPWHADQHYWPLSSNKTITIWIPLQKTPLEMGPLEFSAGSQKIKLGRELSISDESEQVIRNNLKINNFPHIIEPFDIGEVSFHSGWIFHRAGANISKETRKVMTIIYMDKDMILKKPENKGQMNDLKTWCPGVNVGENINSILNPILFQK
- a CDS encoding DUF6090 family protein; its protein translation is MIKFFRRIRQKFLSENNFSKYLIYAIGEIILVVVGILIALQINNWNENRILLKKENHYLNEIITNLEGDITKINEILNFNQIKDSLLDDTINPLMDFEGDDEITQVIAKNFQSNSEYNVFEQNNAAYTNMLQAENIGLIQNDTLRQKLTYYYQQNEELKTGTALRIKGLTREFTDISVKLIFNKSTITQIIGRENNWPIKIELNREDKANILSYLINIKDNIYFYNIRLNRVMEEAQELRKSIVNNLKK
- a CDS encoding DUF6090 family protein, with product MIKFFRKIRQKMLAENKFGKYLTYAIGEIVLVVIGILIALQINNWNQERLNKKQEHQILSQLLKEYTSNLKQINQKIEIRKEMLNSCFRLLQYQNEKPESIDQDSLDAFLFRITIRPTFDPELSVSNELINSGKLYLIENTDLRNNVSSYSSFLSELNEEELAIFDLTEKQLIPFLRENYQIGRMMMVLLDDKELRAKITMGEVNNYDTMKNLVQKSDYKNLLSHPDFEDYLLQLISYTAYTNDQSTGVKEKTTTIIDLIRTELKK
- a CDS encoding heparan-alpha-glucosaminide N-acetyltransferase domain-containing protein; this translates as MENKRLASIDILRSLTMLLMIWVNDFWTLKKIPKWLQHAEASEDYLGFSDIIFPLFLFIVGLSIPLAIEHRRRKGQSYWHIGKHTLIRSASLIIIGVFMVNYETIHAESLLINRFLFCIIMALGVGFIWMNWNRSPVPKKWHLPLQLFGVVLFVFLAIIYKGGEHGELWMTTQWWGILGLIGWAYLINVLLFLSFKGNLAFMAGVFLLFTTLAALEFSIGLPPLPDSLFFLQPIYSGTIPAFTSAGIIATLVVKNLSTKKEYFTPITLVAVGSICLAFGLLTRPIWGISKILGTPSWLGICAGIGFIVFAIIHVVADLKGKTKWASLISAAGTATFTCYMLPYIIDPSIQLIGINLPEPLYIGIIGLIKSFIYALFVVLLTGMLERQGFKLKL
- a CDS encoding amidase; translation: MKFLSALLFAIILFSCKNTPEKETTINLEEITIEQIHQDYLAGTYTCQELVKAYIERIHKLDSSINSITFINPEALEVAKGLDDEFQKSKDLRPLHGIPIIVKDNINVKGIPTTAGSIALANYYPEEDAFIIKKLKDAGAIIIAKSNMAEWAFSPMHSESSTQGTTRNPYNLDYVPAGSSGGTAASIAANFGTVGLGTDTGNSIRGPSSHCSLVGFRTTLGLVSRSGIVPLMLRNDVVGPMCRSVADATRVMEVMIGNDPKDPITEYSKGNTRNDYQQFLVKNGLEGSRIGVLRQLMEGNTDPEIATLFNKALADLSSLGAEVVDSVRVSNFEELRKDQWCSTFKQDVEDFLIDYVHSDSLKTIEDIIKIGTNSEFAKSRLEGYANKTDRWGDILVPCLNAYEDSRRIDFRVAIRQVMDSLKLDAIVYPTWNNKPARIDRFQEEYKGDNSQVISPHTGQPAFTVPMGFTTNNLPAGIQFLGRMYDEGVLIKLAYGYEQGTKHRKPPQLN
- a CDS encoding YybH family protein, whose translation is MKKFTLLFSLLIALYLFSGCNQKANNENIQPQTKDMATLEKEIELRIRDYENYLRNGDSIALGNMYAEDAEIIPSIVGRENIIKTFGANIRNNITGSSFKTNHLWGNEQLLVEDGTGAWYYSDGTLVSSGRYLLVWVKDDREWKILRDTWFPDKKK
- a CDS encoding alpha/beta hydrolase, with translation MGKKIVTLKLISIVLLISISGHVCYAQPKQLKADSYSKSKPTQTFSIKSNYAKDREYIMHVTYAIDSLIPGKKYPLLYYTDGWLNVDFFNQAGDWLSYYKEIEPVILIGISFMATENEWSELRKEDFLPPQTDPNKVSGSKNFLNFISKELIPYVEEHYPVDPSDRGLFGYSFGGLFTTWVLKEHPKLFKRIGISSPSLWFDDFNLLKDPKLAESIASLNDQKIFVEYGSSESENQKTGGESLFEILNSNNQIQLKKFVLDGGHYSAYPETIIKTLTYLYNR
- a CDS encoding SRPBCC family protein, translated to MKKLQYKKDINASAEKVYNTMLGIKNIETYEQWTAEFNPTSTYEGNWEKGSKIYFIGTDENGKKGGMVSEIAENIPFSFVSIRHFGILDGDNEITEGPEVEKWAGGLENYSFQETNGVTTVTIETDITEDYLDYFNSTWPRALNRLKELAEK